Proteins encoded in a region of the Quercus lobata isolate SW786 chromosome 8, ValleyOak3.0 Primary Assembly, whole genome shotgun sequence genome:
- the LOC115954909 gene encoding ABC transporter C family member 3-like, producing MELVDSSNHGMSILFSHYYSSLMYSGTDFLMKPVFLRGFSGSFHLVLLFVLFISWVCNKFKVPHSEGSNERFNNSKSLCYKLPQICCLGVSVFSIVLCLLSYFYWYRNGWSDEGLVTLLDLALRTLAWGTLCVYLRTQLFNSGESKYPFLLRVWWGFYLCISCYCLVIDVLLYKKHVSLPLQNLVSDIVSVVSGLFFCYVGFFGKNEGEDTLLEEPLLNGDSRNEAESNKSKGNENVTPYLNAGFFSTLTFSWMGPLITIGNKKTLDLEDVPQLGPSDSVFGAFPNFKNKLEAECGTSNGLTTLKLTKALIFSAWKEVLLTAFLVIMNTLASYVGPYFIDTFVQYLNGRRSYKNEGYVLVSVFFAAKLVECLSQRHWFFRVQQVGIRVRSVLIIMIYNKGLTLSCQSKQGHTSGEIINFMTVDADRIGDFSWYMHETWMVLVQIVIALLILYRNVGLASIAALVATVFVMLANVPLGKLQEKFQDKIMESKDKRMKATSEILRNMRILKLQGWEMKFLTKIMELRKTEAGWLKKYVYTSAMTSFVFWGAPTFVSVVTFGACMLMGIPLESGKILSALATFRILQEPIYSLPDTISMVAQTKVSLDRIASFLRLDDLQPDVIERLPRGSSDTAVEIIDGKFSWDLSSSNPTLKDINLKLQHGMRVAVCGTVGSGKSSLLSCILGEVPKISGTVKLCGTKAFVAQSPWIQSGKIEENILFGMEMEREKYETVLEACCLKKDLEILPFGDQTVIGERGINLSGGQKQRIQIARALYQDADIYLFDDPFSAVDAHTGSHLFKECLLGLLRSKTVVYVTHQVEFLPAADLILVMKDGRITQAGKYSDILNSGTDFMELVGAHEKALSALDSTEAGSVSESTSEEAGNMASTNGVVQKQEDKDVQNGKADDVVGSKGQIIQEEEREKGKVGLSVYWKYITMAYGGALVPIILLAQVLFQTLQIGSNYWMAWATPISQDVKPAVSSSTLIIVYVSLAIGSSFCILVRSMLLGTAGYKTASQLFSKMHYCIFRAPMSFFDATPSGRIISRASTDQSTVDLRMQYMVASFAFRMIQLLGIIAVMSQVAWQVFIVFIPVIATCIWYQQYYIPSARELSRLVGVCKAPVIQHFAETLSGASTIRSFDEESRFKDKNMKLADANSRPRFNIAGAMEWLCFRLDVLSAITFVFSLVFLVSIPEGVIDPGIAGLAVTYGLNLNMLLAWVIWNLCQMENKIISVERIFQYSSIPSEPPLVIEESQPDHFWPSHGEVDIRDLQVRYAPHMPLVLRGLTCTFTGGLKTGIVGRTGSGKSTLIQALFRIVEPAAGQIMIDGINISLIGLHDLRSRLSIIPQDPTMFEGTVRSNLDPLEEYTDEQIWEALEKCQLGDEVRKKEGKLDSTVSENGENWSVGQRQLVCLGRVLLKKSKVLVLDEATASVDTATDNLIQQTLRQHFSNCTVITIAHRITSVLDSDMVLLLSNGLIEEYDSPTRLLENKSSSFAQLVAEYTVRANSSFGK from the exons ATGGAACTTGTTGACTCTTCAAACCACGGTATGTCAATCTTGTTCTCACACTACTACTCTTCACTCATGTACTCGGGTACTGATTTTCTCATGAAACCAGTTTTCCTACGTGGGTTTTCTGGTTCTTTTCACCTGGTATTGTTATTTGTGTTGTTTATCTCATGGGTGTGCAACAAATTCAAGGTGCCCCATAGTGAAGGTTCAAATGAAAGGTTTAATAACAGCAAGAGCTTGTGCTATAAACTGCCTCAAATTTGTTGTTTGGGTGTTTCTGTGTTTAGTATAGTGTTGTGCTTATTGAGTTACTTTTATTGGTATAGAAATGGTTGGTCCGATGAAGGGCTAGTGACCCTTTTGGATTTAGCGCTTAGAACACTTGCTTGGGGTACACTTTGTGTTTACCTGCGAACCCAGTTGTTTAATTCAGGTGAGTCAAAGTACCCTTTTTTATTGAGAGTTTGGTGGGGTTTCTATCTCTGCATTTCTTGTTATTGCCTTGTCATTGATGTTCTTCTTTATAAAAAACATGTTAGTTTACCACTTCAAAATTTAGTATCCGATATTGTCTCTGTTGTCTCGGGTTTGTTTTTCTGTTATGTGGGGTTTTTTGGGAAGAATGAGGGTGAAGATACCCTTCTTGAAGAACCTCTATTGAATGGGGATTCTAGAAATGAAGCTGAGTCAAATAAGTCCAAGGGGAATGAAAATGTAACCCCTTATTTGAATGCTGGATTTTTCAGCACTCTTACTTTTTCTTGGATGGGTCCTTTAATTACAATTGGCAATAAGAAGACGTTAGACCTTGAGGATGTTCCTCAACTTGGTCCTAGTGATAGTGTATTTGGGGcctttccaaattttaaaaataagctTGAGGCAGAGTGTGGTACAAGTAATGGGTTGACCACACTGAAGCTTACAAAGGCGTTAATCTTCTCGGCGTGGAAAGAGGTTCTCTTGACAGCCTTCCTTGTGATTATGAACACATTGGCTTCCTATGTTGGGCCATATTTTATTGATACTTTTGTTCAATACCTCAATGGGCGACGGAGCTACAAAAATGAGGGCTATGTTCTGGTTTCAGTGTTCTTTGCTGCAAAACTTGTGGAATGCCTCTCACAGAGGCACTGGTTCTTTAGGGTGCAGCAAGTTGGAATTAGAGTCCGATCAGTATTAATTATAATGATCTATAATAAAGGTCTAACCCTTTCATGCCAGTCAAAGCAGGGCCACACTAGTGGGGAGATCATCAATTTCATGACTGTTGATGCTGACAGAATTGGTGATTTCAGTTGGTATATGCACGAGACGTGGATGGTTCTTGTTCAAATTGTTATTGCATTGTTAATTTTGTATAGAAATGTTGGGCTTGCTTCAATTGCAGCTTTGGTTGCAACGGTATTTGTGATGTTGGCCAATGTTCCTTTGGGCAAATTACAAGAGAAGTTTCAGGACAAGATAATGGAATCAAAAGACAAAAGGATGAAGGCAACATCTGAGATTTTAAGGAACATGAGGATTCTAAAGCTTCAGGGATGGGAGATGAAGTTTCTAACTAAAATCATGGAGCTCAGGAAGACTGAGGCAGGGTGGCTGAAGAAGTATGTTTACACTTCGGCAATGACCTCTTTTGTCTTCTGGGGTGCCCCCACATTTGTGTCTGTGGTCACTTTTGGTGCTTGCATGTTGATGGGGATCCCACTTGAGTCAGGGAAGATATTATCTGCACTTGCGACATTTAGGATTCTTCAGGAGCCCATCTATAGTCTTCCTGATACAATCTCAATGGTAGCTCAAACTAAAGTGTCCCTTGATCGAATTGCATCCTTCCTTCGCCTTGATGACTTGCAGCCTGATGTGATAGAGAGGCTTCCAAGAGGTAGTTCCGATACAGCAGTAGAGATTATTGACGGGAAATTCTCTTGGGATTTATCATCCTCAAATCCAACATTAAAAgacataaatttgaaacttcaaCATGGCATGAGGGTTGCTGTTTGTGGGACTGTTGGCTCAGGCAAGTCAAGTTTGCTTTCCTGTATTCTGGGAGAAGTACCCAAGATATCTGGGACTGTTAAGTTGTGTGGAACAAAGGCCTTTGTTGCTCAGTCACCTTGGATACAAAGTGGCAAGATTGAAGAGAACATATTGTTTGGTATGGAGATGGAAAGAGAAAAGTACGAGACGGTCCTTGAAGCATGTTGCTTGAAGAAAGACCTAGAAATTCTCCCATTTGGTGATCAAACAGTCATAGGTGAGAGGGGAATCAATTTGAGTGGTGGGCAGAAGCAAAGGATCCAAATTGCACGTGCTTTGTACCAAGATGCTGATATCTATCTGTTTGATGATCCTTTTAGTGCTGTGGATGCTCATACAGGATCCCACCTATTTAAG GAATGTTTACTTGGTCTTTTGAGGTCAAAAACAGTTGTTTATGTTACTCATCAAGTGGAGTTCTTACCTGCTGCTGATCTTATATTG GTCATGAAAGACGGTAGGATTACTCAAGCTGGAAAGTACAGTGATATTCTCAATTCAGGAACTGATTTTATGGAACTTGTGGGAGCGCATGAGAAAGCTTTGTCAGCACTTGATTCCACTGAGGCGGGGTCAGTTTCTGAAAGTACAAGCGAGGAAGCCGGAAATATGGCTAGTACTAATGGGGTTGTGCAGAAACAAGAAGATAAAGATGTTCAAAATGGTAAAGCAGATGATGTAGTTGGGTCAAAGGGACAGATTATccaagaagaagagagagagaaaggtaaaGTTGGGCTATCAGTCTATTGGAAATATATTACTATGGCATATGGCGGAGCTCTTGTGCCAATTATATTGCTGGCACAAGTTCTCTTTCAGACCCTTCAAATTGGAAGCAATTATTGGATGGCCTGGGCAACTCCTATCTCACAGGACGTGAAACCTGCAGTCAGTAGCTCCACCCTAATTATTGTCTATGTTTCTTTGGCCATTGGAAGTTCTTTTTGCATCCTTGTGAGATCCATGCTTCTTGGAACAGCTGGGTACAAGACTGCCAGTCAACTCTTCAGTAAGATGCACTACTGCATTTTCCGTGCACCCATGTCATTTTTTGATGCCACTCCAAGTGGACGAATCATAAGCAGA GCTTCTACAGACCAAAGTACAGTGGATTTGAGGATGCAATATATGGTTGCATCATTTGCCTTTAGAATGATCCAGCTCCTTGGAATTATTGCAGTAATGTCTCAGGTTGCATGGCaagttttcattgtttttatccCTGTGATTGCAACCTGTATCTGGTATCAG CAATATTACATACCTTCTGCAAGGGAACTATCTAGATTAGTTGGAGTGTGCAAAGCTCCAGTGATACAACATTTTGCTGAAACATTATCGGGGGCATCAACCATCAGGAGCTTTGATGAAGAGTCAAGatttaaggacaaaaatatGAAACTCGCAGATGCAAATTCTCGGCCAAGGTTCAATATAGCTGGTGCAATGGAGTGGTTGTGCTTCCGCTTGGATGTATTATCTGCAATCACATTTGTCTTCTCCTTGGTTTTCTTAGTCTCTATACCAGAGGGAGTCATTGATCCCG GCATTGCGGGCTTAGCTGTGACATATGGACTTAATCTAAACATGTTGCTAGCCTGGGTAATATGGAATCTTTGCCAAATGGAGAACAAAATTATATCAGTAGAGAGAATTTTTCAATACAGTAGTATCCCAAGTGAGCCGCCACTTGTGATAGAAGAAAGTCAGCCAGATCATTTTTGGCCATCACATGGAGAAGTTGATATTCGTGATCTCCAA GTACGGTATGCCCCGCACATGCCACTTGTACTACGTGGCCTCACATGTACTTTCACTGGAGGACTGAAAACCGGTATTGTAGGGAGAACTGGTAGTGGTAAATCAACTCTCATACAAGCACTTTTCCGGATTGTTGAACCTGCTGCTGGTCAGATAATGATAGATGGCATCAATATCTCCTTGATTGGACTACATGATTTGCGATCAAGACTAAGCATTATCCCTCAGGATCCAACCATGTTTGAAGGGACTGTAAGAAGCAATCTGGATCCACTTGAAGAGTACACAGATGAACAAATTTGGGAG GCTTTGGAAAAGTGTCAACTTGGAGATGAAgttagaaagaaagaaggaaaactGGATTCTACAG TTAGTGAGAATGGAGAAAATTGGAGTGTGGGTCAGCGGCAGCTGGTCTGCCTTGGCCGTGTGCTGCTTAAGAAAAGTAAGGTATTGGTGCTTGATGAAGCTACTGCATCTGTTGATACTGCTACAGATAATCTGATTCAGCAGACTCTCAGGCAACATTTTTCCAACTGTACTGTCATTACAATTGCACATCGGATAACTTCTGTTCTTGATAGTGACATGGTTTTGCTACTAAGTAATG GGCTTATTGAGGAATATGATTCTCCAACAAGATTGCTTGAAAACAAATCATCATCTTTCGCTCAACTTGTAGCAGAGTACACTGTGAGGGCAAATTCGAGTTTTGGAAAGTAA